The window CACCAGGTTCGGAATTTTGTACGACCCGCACTTTATTGTAAAACCGTCTTGCAACTTCCGTCAGCAACCCGTCATTACCGTGTTTCATTtagtgaagaatttcatttggaaaggtACCTTCTAACAGCTCACTTGGGAATGTTTTAGAGACCACACACATAGAGAACTGTTGATACATCCTCTGTACATCatgtttaaattgtttttatgtaGTTATCAGTTGGTTTGTTTTAGATACATGTATCAAACTGGAACTTTTTTCAACTGTAAATATATGGTTTTATTAAATAAAGTCATGTAAAGTTACCTTAATCACCTGTTGTCAGTGCAATCGAGAAACTGAAAGTTCAAGTATCTGCTTCTTGCACTGTTGGACAGCCTCTCTGCTGTTCATCATCCGCTGTTATTTATGACAGCAGTTCCGTAGAACACCAGAGGCTGCTCAACATGTGCAAAACCCACTCCTGGATCAAGAGAAAAGCTCACATCTGCTAACATGGCTCATGGTGAAAGGTCCTGACTTACAATGTCTTTTTTCATGATAAGCGTAACAAGTGGTTGGCGCTTGCCTCCTTTTAcagtccagcagcagccagaggtACATCTACTGCTACGTAGTGAAAAGCTATTGGTTGTGCAGTCTGTCTTCATGAATAGAGGTTGTGAGCTACTGGAAATACAGACTGCTTGTTCTTTGTAGGACACAAGCGTTTTGTATTCAGGACATCATCATCCCGTGCCTGAAGTCAAAAATGATGCtaccccagcagcagcaagagctgcagGACGTAGATCCGccatgttgccttttttttctgtgagccGTGTGGGAATTTGAAGAATACACTGTTTGGAAGGGGGAAGCTGCTTCCTGTCTGCTAAAgctggctgagctgtgctgtcaTCCCTAGGGAAAAGTTTCTCCCTCCCCGCctcttttttcagtcttgtgGAATCCTGACACGCTGAACTTGAACCGTGCGAAGGGGCTGAAGCTGTGGTGCGCTTACGCTGCTCTGCACCTTGTCACACACCATCTAGTACCCCCTAATgctgaaaaaggggaaagacaAAACGACAAAAAACTCTAGTTTGGGATGAGAagtttaatacatatttttgaagTAGTAAACCTTTCATCTTGTACACCGAGACAAATTTTGCAGCCGGTTCTGTTGACAGAATGGATGAGGGATTTAGTGCTTCTGTAGGATTGTGCTGTATGCAGGTTGGGTTTGCTGTGAACACCCAGCATCCCTCCTCAGCTCTCAGCCACATCTATGAAAGCTAACCTCTAGAATTAATTGTCTCCTAGGACCTCTAGAAGGCACAGGTGGTGTGGTTATACAGATGAAATTGTTAATGAATTTTAAGAACCAGGAAGGGGGTTGCTAGAATCAAGATTTGAATTAGGGCATCTGAGTGCTCTGCATAAACGATATGGCCATGGCCTTACAGGACTCAGCGCTGAGATGGTTTTCCAGAAGTGCAGGCTTTTGACTGTGctcttcttttgcattttttaaaaatggaggtACATGTAGGTGGCTTCATTCAAAAATGGGTGCAATAATCTCTTAATGCATAACATTGACGTGTCCTTTAGAAGAGTCTTTTTCAGGAGTAGATGTAGTAGTTCTTCCCCAAGAAGAACCATGTTGAAATACTAGAATTACAGAAAACTCCATGGTTTGGATCTTTTCCatgctttattttcatcctCAAAGTAGAAGTGAATTGGcttccctgatttttttctgaatttccctCTGTTTAAGGATCAAACCGGCGTGGTGATGTTTCAGTGCTTCCAGTTGCCGACTTAACGACTCTATGGTGTTCATCTTTTCCTCAAAGTCCCGCAGCAGCACCTCCTCTCCAAGCAAGCCACGTCGCTGCTGCAGTTTCAAGCTGTGTGCCCGCAGACTGTCTCTGGCCTGCTTGCTCTTGCTCAGGATGtctcccttctgcagcagggcGCTCTTGATGTCTCTCAGCTCAGCCTCCCTGTCTCTGTTCTCAGCTTCCACAAACTGCAGTTTCTCCTGGACGTGGCTGAGGGTCTGTTCTGCGTTAGCTACCTTCTTTTTGAGCTTCAGGATCTCGCTGTTGAGTCCATCAAGCTTTTCGTTGAGCTCCTGGTTCTCTTTCTTCATGTGATTGATTTCTGCGAGGTGCCGGCCTTTCAGCGTTTCTCCGGGGGCTCTCAGGACGCTCTCAAGGTTTCGGACCTCAAGCTTCACCTTGATGTTTTCCAGCCGAGCCTGCAGGGACAGAAGCACGCGAGGGATGGTTCTGCGCCTCCGCTCTCCGGCACGGCGGGGAAGGAGCGCTCTGGGTTAAAATCAGACGGGACGACGGTGAAGACGAGCGTCGGGCGCGGTGCCGTTAAGCAGGGCTGGACGGACGTTCACCCGCGCGAAAGGGAAAACCTCCGCCCGTCGGGAGAGCGGACGGAGCCGGGGGGACCGCACTCACCTCCCGCAGTAAGGTCTCCTTGTCCTGCTCCCGGGCCTGGATGTCGCCGACCGCCCTGAGGGCCgcctccctgcctccctgccGCCGCGCCACCGTCTGCACGGCCACGGCCTTTTTGCGCGCCTGGAAGGCGGCCCAGGCGGCGCCGGCCCTCGCCTCGCTGTCCGCGCGGTCCCTCTGCCGGGCGTCCACCAGCTGCCGCCAGGCGGCGGCCTCCCGCTCCCGCCGCTGCCACAGCTCCCGCAGCTCCCGCAGCCGCTCGGCGAACAGCTGCTGCCCGCCCGCCTCGTCCGTCCGCCGCTCGCCCCGCTGCATCCGCAGCgcctctcccagcagcatctgcaggCGCCCTTCGGCCTGGTGCAGCCGCTGCCGCTCGGCCTCCAGCGCCCGGTACTCGGCCAGCAGCCCCGCGCGCTC of the Numida meleagris isolate 19003 breed g44 Domestic line chromosome 4, NumMel1.0, whole genome shotgun sequence genome contains:
- the CCDC96 gene encoding coiled-coil domain-containing protein 96; the encoded protein is MEEEGEPGELAEPGAEEQEGSGDAEAPESEPETLSAGSGEPEGPAEPPEPAEPEGAAPRAGEEESGAEEAAPGGAPESAAPGEAAEEERQERAGLLAEYRALEAERQRLHQAEGRLQMLLGEALRMQRGERRTDEAGGQQLFAERLRELRELWQRREREAAAWRQLVDARQRDRADSEARAGAAWAAFQARKKAVAVQTVARRQGGREAALRAVGDIQAREQDKETLLREARLENIKVKLEVRNLESVLRAPGETLKGRHLAEINHMKKENQELNEKLDGLNSEILKLKKKVANAEQTLSHVQEKLQFVEAENRDREAELRDIKSALLQKGDILSKSKQARDSLRAHSLKLQQRRGLLGEEVLLRDFEEKMNTIESLSRQLEALKHHHAGLILKQREIQKKIREANSLLL